In a genomic window of Shouchella clausii:
- a CDS encoding DUF6792 domain-containing protein, translating to MANDELLIKDEVWLRITQLEYKMKNGMSKEEFEKEVRRIYIEEMGEELPADMKVYSSNESNRVKSEYDGTAVYFENEEIGISQLYVVSQGSNDSGDWLYNAIGLFQGKDASQAMDVEIFLKEAKEKLNLVDEDVAIIGLGHSLANNNNLTSQVLNNHFNTVYGVNGAQINVYQLYTADTDFRQKVNQNFNLPRTDKNAIYTLPPHELEQFAVEYIEEKIDTSSIHQLRSSNDPLYALMENTRGFVTVPEEAKEGIVTNKNYTGLSPLFANLPDKEIAKWQAIFMPAADAYVDNGVDGALGVLEEMTGLKRTVFDDFNELQADFQQLMESETIDLSEYPAFMRGEMARSHALGQVGAKIPQAFDLLSKALTEFDHIKQFQRNVGPIIETVQGLNDSAEEVFGYLVEAGYIDEASKDIIVKELNGLTESLQALHDYKHLEDVYKEYPYLMQDGGSGLLGSDVAFLLLLIEHGEKLYGHWQALEKELQEVMSEIGHSHSIHELLNALNEENGVSYYNNQMIVSTQHGGEEIRVNLSATVEAYYNGLSIVEQQQENVQAFVRLYKHEVVEDVENRKKALVHAFNEMESNPKAYQHLLNKSHAPAGSRIERIVVHDQIGGITLPEGPVWEAALVEQLEKQRTFLEKMREGIEDIFDEEHNVAAIFTLSG from the coding sequence ATGGCGAATGACGAACTATTAATAAAAGACGAAGTTTGGCTTCGCATTACTCAGTTGGAATACAAAATGAAAAATGGTATGTCTAAAGAGGAATTTGAAAAAGAAGTGCGGCGAATTTATATTGAAGAAATGGGAGAAGAGCTTCCAGCAGATATGAAAGTTTATTCCTCAAATGAAAGCAATAGGGTTAAATCTGAATACGACGGTACAGCCGTTTATTTTGAAAACGAGGAAATAGGAATTAGCCAATTGTATGTAGTTTCACAAGGCTCAAATGATTCTGGTGATTGGCTGTATAATGCGATCGGACTGTTCCAAGGAAAAGATGCTTCGCAAGCTATGGACGTTGAAATCTTTTTAAAGGAAGCCAAGGAGAAGTTAAATCTTGTTGATGAAGACGTAGCGATAATTGGGTTAGGCCACTCGCTTGCTAACAACAATAATTTGACGTCTCAAGTATTAAACAACCATTTTAACACTGTTTATGGAGTAAATGGTGCACAAATTAATGTGTATCAACTTTATACTGCAGATACCGATTTCAGACAAAAAGTTAATCAAAACTTCAATCTACCTAGAACCGACAAAAACGCCATCTACACCCTCCCCCCTCATGAACTCGAACAGTTCGCCGTCGAGTACATAGAAGAAAAAATCGACACCAGTTCTATCCATCAGCTCCGTTCGAGCAATGACCCTCTTTATGCGTTGATGGAAAATACGAGAGGGTTTGTGACTGTTCCGGAAGAAGCGAAAGAGGGGATCGTAACAAACAAAAATTATACAGGATTGTCGCCGCTTTTTGCCAATCTGCCAGATAAGGAGATTGCTAAGTGGCAAGCGATTTTTATGCCAGCGGCTGATGCGTATGTGGATAATGGGGTGGATGGTGCCCTCGGTGTGTTGGAAGAAATGACGGGCCTCAAGCGGACGGTGTTTGATGATTTTAACGAGTTGCAGGCTGATTTTCAACAATTGATGGAATCGGAAACGATTGATTTGTCAGAGTATCCTGCCTTTATGCGGGGAGAAATGGCTCGTTCCCATGCGCTAGGGCAAGTAGGGGCGAAGATTCCACAGGCCTTTGATTTGTTAAGCAAGGCATTGACAGAGTTTGACCATATTAAACAATTCCAGCGGAACGTAGGACCGATCATAGAGACAGTTCAAGGCTTAAACGATTCGGCTGAAGAGGTGTTCGGGTATTTGGTCGAGGCTGGCTACATTGATGAGGCTTCGAAAGACATCATCGTCAAAGAATTGAATGGATTGACGGAATCGCTGCAAGCCCTTCATGATTATAAGCATCTTGAAGATGTATATAAAGAATATCCGTATTTAATGCAAGATGGAGGAAGTGGATTATTAGGAAGTGACGTGGCTTTTTTGCTGCTGTTGATCGAACATGGCGAAAAGTTGTATGGCCATTGGCAGGCTTTAGAAAAGGAATTGCAGGAAGTTATGAGTGAAATCGGCCATAGCCACAGCATCCATGAACTGTTGAACGCGCTGAATGAAGAAAACGGGGTTTCGTACTACAACAACCAAATGATAGTGAGCACACAACACGGAGGCGAGGAAATCCGTGTTAATTTAAGTGCCACTGTCGAAGCGTATTACAACGGCTTATCGATAGTCGAGCAGCAACAGGAAAACGTGCAAGCGTTTGTGCGCTTGTATAAGCATGAGGTCGTAGAGGATGTCGAAAACCGAAAAAAGGCGCTCGTCCATGCGTTTAACGAGATGGAAAGCAATCCTAAGGCCTATCAGCACTTGTTAAATAAAAGCCATGCGCCAGCGGGCAGCCGCATTGAACGAATTGTCGTCCATGACCAAATCGGCGGAATCACATTGCCTGAAGGGCCAGTATGGGAAGCAGCTTTGGTGGAGCAATTGGAAAAGCAGCGCACCTTCCTTGAAAAGATGCGTGAAGGGATCGAAGATATTTTTGATGAAGAACATAACGTTGCCGCAATTTTTACACTTTCGGGGTAA